One genomic region from Longimicrobiaceae bacterium encodes:
- a CDS encoding RagB/SusD family nutrient uptake outer membrane protein — translation MRIRFGIALLAAALAGTGCELDLTNPNSPVEEEVVNNPEGIIALAVGMQGQYASSVLTFVRAPALVTDEWGTQTRALTADISLLTGEGLDASFGVVEAPYAAAFRVIRSANLLINNAPQVGLGRGLETGIVALAKTFKAMSIGAIAQQYDRVATDAAPGGAPLKDRMAAFNEAIALLESARADLAGVSAAELAGFRSRVVPSAFDLENTINALLARYYLFTGQHQQAIAAADRVNLARLSLLLYPDPTINPIYNYSFVARYTAGLQSFAKEAEAGDRRPTYWLDPSVSPAANPRDTLLFALRQYSGKNDPYPVYLPDEMRLIKAEALVRLGGAANFAQALALINQVRTQSTSALNEPVAALPPKTAAELSTQAALLRQIAYERRYELYMQGLRWEDLRRLGQFVDRRPTFTFLPLPTQECLANPQANCAG, via the coding sequence ATGCGCATCCGCTTCGGGATCGCCCTCCTCGCCGCGGCACTCGCGGGGACCGGGTGCGAGCTGGACCTCACCAATCCCAACTCCCCCGTCGAGGAGGAGGTGGTCAACAACCCCGAGGGGATCATCGCCCTGGCGGTCGGGATGCAGGGCCAGTACGCGAGCTCGGTGCTCACCTTCGTGCGGGCCCCCGCCCTGGTCACCGACGAGTGGGGCACGCAGACGCGGGCGCTCACCGCGGACATCTCGCTCCTGACCGGCGAGGGGCTCGACGCCTCCTTCGGCGTGGTGGAAGCGCCCTACGCCGCCGCCTTCCGGGTGATCCGCAGCGCCAACCTGCTGATCAACAACGCCCCGCAGGTGGGTCTCGGACGCGGGCTGGAGACGGGGATCGTCGCGCTGGCGAAGACGTTCAAGGCGATGTCCATCGGGGCCATCGCCCAGCAGTACGACCGGGTGGCCACGGACGCCGCACCGGGCGGAGCCCCGCTCAAGGACCGGATGGCGGCCTTCAACGAGGCCATCGCGCTGCTCGAGTCCGCCCGCGCAGACCTGGCGGGCGTCTCCGCCGCGGAGCTGGCCGGCTTCCGGTCGCGCGTGGTTCCCTCCGCGTTCGACCTCGAGAACACCATCAACGCCCTGCTGGCCCGGTACTATCTGTTCACCGGGCAGCACCAGCAGGCGATCGCGGCGGCCGACCGGGTCAACCTGGCGCGGCTGTCGCTCCTCCTGTACCCGGACCCCACCATCAACCCGATCTACAACTACTCCTTCGTGGCGCGCTACACGGCGGGGCTGCAGAGCTTCGCGAAGGAGGCGGAGGCGGGGGACCGGCGCCCCACGTACTGGCTGGACCCGTCCGTGAGCCCGGCCGCGAACCCGCGGGACACTCTCCTCTTCGCGCTCCGGCAGTACTCGGGGAAGAACGATCCGTACCCCGTGTACCTTCCGGACGAGATGCGGCTCATCAAGGCGGAGGCGCTCGTCCGTCTCGGCGGGGCCGCCAACTTCGCCCAGGCGCTGGCCCTCATCAACCAGGTGCGGACGCAGTCCACCTCCGCGCTGAACGAGCCGGTGGCCGCGCTGCCGCCGAAGACGGCGGCGGAGCTGAGCACGCAGGCCGCGCTCCTCCGGCAGATCGCCTACGAGCGGCGGTACGAGCTGTACATGCAGGGGCTGCGCTGGGAGGACCTGCGGCGGCTCGGGCAGTTCGTCGACCGCAGGCCCACCTTCACGTTCCTCCCCCTGCCGACGCAGGAGTGCCTCGCCAACCCGCAGGCCAACTGCGCAGGCTGA